The genomic DNA ATTCCTTCGCACCTCGTGCGTAAATACGTAAGCCACCGTGGGCTAACTGCGAGGTGCTGTTCAAACTGTCATCACTCTTGAGATAGAAAGTTAATCCACGGGATCGAAATATCTGATTCAGAGTTAAAAGTTTGCAAATAATAGTTCTTTTTTTCGGACCAACTCTTCCATGCATCTTGGACACTATCACATCAATGCCGTTATGGAAAGACACTAAGATGTGATATTTCGACCTCTCTGAACACAGGATTTTCATTACATAGAAAACATAGAGCATGTTACGAATTCCCTGACAGTTGGTGACTTATCAGCCTCACAACCCTGAGCTGCCCACTCCACTCCACATTCCCCACAACCAGAGCCTTATTTAGGGGGTACCATAAACCTGCCTTGCAAACTCTCTCTAGCtccgtttatacctggtgctaacatgggtcctttgtcctgatcttgtctacATTCTGATTGTGGCCACATTTCCAGAAATATGTCTACGCATCGTATTAAAATGTGTCTGTTATCAGTCCACTGTGTCTGCATTGTGACCAGATATCCTGGTCCCTTCCTTTATGCAAATGATGGTGTGCATGCCCAAAGTGAGTTGTGTGACATGTATATATTGTTCTTAATCGTTGGTTGTTGCATTATGTATGTTGCCTCTATATAGCTTGTACCCTGTAAACGTTCAGGGATTATATGCTATTTATACAGTCTTATTTTGGTTACTGCTCGtgatatatgtacagtatattcattGCCTTTAATTTCCTTCTACAGAACCACTAACTTCCCATTTACATCTTCGTCAATGTGTATAAATGAAGTTCCCTGTGTGTGTCAACTATGTCAGCAAATACGTAGCGCCGGGTCGCTCTCTTTCACAGCATGTATAACCTGTGTTCACTGGATTACACCGTGTGCTCTTCCTAATGATCACGGGTGTATTCTAACCACTCTAGGCTCTGGTGCATGAGACCACAAAATGTGACACTTCCCACACGCTCGAGGTGTGAATGCCTGTTATTTGACCCCGAAGACATCGTTAGTTTGACGAGGGAGACACGTTTCCGTTTGAGAATGCGTGGACCCAAGGGCGGTTGATCAATGTTTTGAGTTTTTCCtgcttcttctccataattactTCCTATTCATATTTTCTCAGAATGAATACATTGTTATTATTATACATTGGCATTGAGGCAGGTGGATGAGTAATGTTTTCACAAGTTGTCTGCGTTCAATTTGCAAATCTTGACATTTCCTTGAATGTCCTATTTCaaactacaggtaactgccaaaataaaggaaacaccaacatcacGTGTcataatagggcattgggccgccagaacagcttcaatactTCAACAGCTCCTTGGCATAGATTTAACCTTACGTAGCCAGGCGAAAAAAACCACCTGAAACTAAATCGCCCACATTCTGGTCTTGACGAgaatttttaataaaaaacgttTCGGGGAGGTTCTCTTGTGTACCaatgttcaaccaatccagtaaatgtgaaggagttaagatggagtgtcggcttgttaacgtccaaaagcggaAGTCACATCACTGGCTTGCTCccccatttcccctgaaaaccggagGCTAGCACtgaagtgtctggaactctattggagagatgcgacaccattcttccacaatacattccataattttgtgttttATTGATGGTGGGGAAAAcggtctcaggcgccgctccggAATCTcctataagtgttcaattgggttgagatttggtgactgacacatacacacacatacacaccctttaatccccctatgctcctttgagacccctctttcaaaagTCACAGATATTTTCTTCAAGTCATGGtatccaaaataatgggcaactgggtttttttttttttatacatgaccgtaagcatgatgggatgttaattgcttaattaacttagcaaccacacctgtgtggaagcacctgctttcactATACTTTGTATTCCTAATTTACTCaagcgtttcctttattttggcagttacctgtccATCACTAGTTTTAAAAGCAGCATTGCCTGATCTTTTAATCTACATTAGTCTTCTGAATTTCATGTGTTAAAACAAATTTGCCTGacaaacattttatttatttattttaaaaacaCACCATTTTAAGTATGTATTTACAAAAGACACATTGAGTAAAACATCTCTCTGACAAGCCTCTTAATACATTAAGTAGAAAGTGACTCGTAAAGCCCAGCTGCTGTGAAGCCAGCAGTATCTGGGCTGTAGAGACACATCTGTAGCACTGGATGCATTCGTTTTAGCATCCAGATTTTCACTTTAGGAAGGAATAGTTTAAAATGTGTAAATTCAACTCACCCGGTGTCCTGGACGAGCTTAAATGAATGTACCCATTTGTGACCCATTGTGCGCACAGGGCTATTCATCTTCAACAGCTTAGTTTGACCATCCATAGGCAGGTGTGTATTTAGTGATGCAAAACTTTCtgaacattgcagatagaaattgattaaatagagcTGACATAATTCCCTATCTGACAGAATCATATCtgttctacacaatacatttctatctgaacattctgtAACGCTACATCCTCCTGAACAGAAACTCTTCATCATCAAGGTAACCAAAACACTCTTCTCTGTGACTGTACAGACAACATTCCAGAACAACATTCTAGAAGAAAGGCTGCTGTAACAGATTCCAGACTCCTCCTCCATAACAATGCCCAATACAGTGGTTGGTCCAGTCACATGTCAATCATCTTCATAATCAGTCGATCAGGAACGGGCAGTGACACAAAAAAGGGCCCAATTCACCTATTGGGCATTGAAATAAAGTAGTCCCTTAGTAACAATGTCCATCAATGGCAACCAGGTTATGAGACCGTTTCCGTCAAAGCAAACTTTACGATGCCAGTCGTATTCATAAACCTGCCCAAAGGAACATTATTTTCCTTTGAACAGAAAGAGGTTTCTGATTCATAGCTTTGACCTTTAACATGGGGGTAGTCTTGTCCAATAGTTGACCAGCAGAGAATAAAGTCACTAATATAAACTATTATAAATAGAGTAAAGCAATTTCATATCCTCCAATCCAAAGATGTTCACTGTTATACCATGTTGTTGCTCTCGCCGACTTTGTCCACCAACTGAAAAAGAGATACAAGTTTATTATCAGTAAACCACAATCTATCATTTAAGAGCGGTTtgccggacacagattaagcctagtcctggactaaaaagcaaacTCAATTAAGAATCTTAATTGaaagtgtttttgttgttgtccaGGTCTAGGCTTAATTTGTGTCTGGGAAAACTGGCCTCTAGAGACGAAGGGCAATGGTGCAAGGCGCAAAGAGCCGGAAACAGCTGACTTTGGCAAGTCTATGAACTTTGCCACGTTACACATGGCAAATAAACTTGAAACTTGATACTTACTCCACTAATCCCTGGGAGGTTCAGTATGGACCCGAGGACAGGCAACCTCCTGATGAAGCCTACTGCCACTGGGAAGAAGCCCCtggaaaagagaagagagtggaacAGAGAGGTGAGAGACTAAGGAGGACCGGCAATAGACTGACATTTGGGGTGAATCTCAAAAGTAATTTCCTTGATTTTTCAAATCCTGTCCCCTCACCTACTTCACAAAATGTTAGAGGGAAGCGAGGAGAGCACTGGAGAAGAAGATCTGAAGTTCCTTCTCCAATGTTCTCCTTGCTTCTCTGTGAGGTTTTGAGAatggaggcgaggagagaggaagcaGGGAATCGAGGGAAAAAACGTCGGCAAATATTTTAACCAACTGTCATTTCAGGCCAACTGACCTGAATAAGAGGAAGAAGCCATAGATCTCCAGCACCACTCCAATGATAGGCCAGCCAATCAGAACCACGAGCACGCCCCCCAGGAAGAAACTGGTGGCTTTAAATTTATGTCTCTGGAAGAAGAATTTGAAGGTACGCTCCAAGCCGATGACAAAGGATAGGCCTGCTACAAAcaatatctgacacacaaacacaggggtGAGAAATAAACAGAGGATTTTAGGAATCCCATGACAGTATGCTGCATCGCTAGCCTGGCGGCAGCCAAATTGGTTTAGCTACAGTTCACCGTCATTTCACTTCTACAACAGTGAAACGTAGTAGTGAAAGCATTTTGGTTGCAAGGCTAGTGCAGTACAGTATGTCTTTTGACTTCATTTAGCTATGTAATCTACTGGAGGACACATACCAAAAACACCAGCTAGACACAGTGGTCTGATCAGAGACACTGCTAGTACTAGTACTGTAGATTAGGAGGCAGTGCAATACAACAGAGAATCATCATAGGCCTCCACAACCAGGGCCTACAATTAACAGATTTTGTCATTGGCGGGTAGAATGTCTAATTCCCCAGCCATGTTGGCAGGTGGTCACACTCAGGGATCTATAGTGTGAGGATTTCAAAAGAAGAGTCAAAAGTCAAGTATGAGCACATGCGAGTTGTGTCTTATACTATTGCAAAagaaatgctgcagtagctgttttcaaagtatttctgccatTTTGTTTTAATATCTGGTAATCACACAAAAAAACTCACCTCGCacagcaacactgcctggctggggggCCGTGCGCACTAAGTGAAGTGCTGAAAGATTTGTTTTTAGAAGAAATGTGCACAGGCATAAAATTGGCCTAATTTACTCAAAAGCCTACTAAAGTGAGACTTTGTCTTCGTGTTTATTGGCTATTTACATTATTTTGTTCACATGCTAGGTTTTTTAACGCTTGAGTTTGCTTCTAGTGCTAGCGAAGAAGAAAAGTCCTCGGCTACTAGTCAGATTCTCTGGAAACGCTCTTTTCACGCCACTTTGATACCGAAGTGACTCTTTCGTAGCAGATTAGGAGAatttacgtagcaggttaggataattaacatagcaagttaggagactgaggttaaggttaaggaaaatgctctcctaacccgCTATGAAAATCACTTTGTATCAAAGTGGCATGAAAAGAGTGGGCTCATTTGAGTGGTAAGGCGAAAGCAACCCACTGCAAACGAAAGTCGAGGAGTGAAGTcaggggaggtgcatctgcaacAGCCAAAAGTCAGACACTAATGTGGTTTTCAACATGGCTGCTATTGTTTATCAAAGTCTGTCTGTATAAATGTCAAAATAAACTTTTCTatacccccatatcacacactcacaaactgtatACAACAATTCATTGGTTAGAGAGAGGTCTCAAATATCACTTTCATTTGTATCCCCTGTAGCTTTAAAATATGGCAaaattggttcctgtttcagtcatatATTTGGCCACACTTGCATGAGTCAAAtaaaaacaccctaatgattggttggcAAATAGTGCCCCCCACAATGCAGGTGATAGCTGCTGCATGGTGCAGTTGGTAAGAAGCAACTGCAGCGACTTCATCAAAAACTGCATGACCTTTCatcacatgatttttgtaaagttGATGATGTTGACATGAAGTCGCAAGCCCGACAATTTTTATaaccataatgcaacacactttgaaaggcagTGACCAACGATGGTCAATTACTTGACAAAAGTGATACGCTTGAACTTGCCCTGTCCCTCAGATTCTCACAGGCACTGCACATGTGATGACTGGAGTGGCCCCATTACCACAGTAaccttaaaggggcagctgaacatttctctcatctgtgatattttggttaaaagactcaggTCACAAAATATTTTAATTACATTGAGaaatataccacattacttcttactagtaatagaTTTCTTGTTTTACAAACATTACTATACATGCTCATCCGtttcattttgtgtgtgtgtgtgttaatagggctgtgacgataccatCGCAATAttctttccatggcaaaaatgaaaacacaaagcagagCAATCTCtttctgtatgtaaaatattgtgtactatagcttggaaaataaatacacgTGACTcgggatgacaacataatgatgtttgtttccaacaagATGTGAAatctgcttcgtgttttgtttccttgccacttcatactaacgagtatcgcgatactggtatcgtcccagccCTAGTAAAATATATCATCTACCTGCTACAGTGGCTGGTAGATAAAAAAGGTTCGTTTTAGGCCCTGTCCACAACTCTAGCTAAAAGGGTTTTTCCAGAGAGTAAGTCTGCGTTTAAGGAAGCGGCACCACCGTTGAAACATCAtttttggtagtgagtggaaacgccaagtgGATCCTTCACATTTATATGTCCAGTGAaatatcgtggtcctctgtagctcagctggtagagcacggcgcttgtaacgccaaggtagtgggttcgatccccgggaccacccatacacaaaaatgtatgcacgcatgactgtaagtcgctttggataaaagcgtctgctaaatggcatattattattatattatattattatatctgtctcattgttctgtgTCAGAACTATTGAGGGATCCTAACATGGGAAAGCTGAACTTAATTCAAATCCTCCGCGATATCGCGACGCAAGTGACCAATCGAAGCTCACCATAGCTTCCAACCCCTACTGGATTGGCTGACAATGGCTGTTGATATTTAGCATTATCTAGCATGCTTGTTGGCACCCACATGAGGGCGAGGCTAGCGTGCCTAGATTAGTTCCCCTTATAGTGTAAACGCCAGTCCCGTAGAgcattgcaacgccagggttgtggtgggttcgattcccacgggggaccagcatggaagaaaaaaaaaaagtatgtgtgcattcactactgtaaatcgctctggataagggcgtctgctaaattagtAAAATGTAAAAGGCCGGAAAGGGGTATGTTACATTTGGGATCATTCTTGTAAAGAAAGGAGATACACGTAGCGGGGCATCTATGGCATACATCACAACATTATGATTATGTAGTAGGCTCACATTTCCAATGGCAAGAAGAGCTTTGTCAAAAAACAGGATCATCCCGAAGAGGAGGAAGAACACGCCAAAGCCTGTCAACCCCATCCCGATTTCTGTGGAGCCAAAAGAGAAGTCAATAGATTAAAGTCAAACTAGCTACATTGTTTCCATTGACACCTAAAGCATCCATCCATATACTCTTGTCTGCACATCCGTTACTTTATTAGCAGGAGTAGGTAAGTAACTAGCTATCTACCATGATATGACTAGCAGTGAAATAAGTTAATAATAGGTCGTTTATAAAATAGGGCGATGGGCCCAACTGGTCCCATTCATTCAATCCTGGCTAGCTTGAAGGATTGCTCACAAAGAGAAGATACAACAACGCTTTAAACATGTCATTTTAAAATTAAAAGCTCTTACTCTGTGAATCCGTTAGAGATATCATTTTGTCGGAAGTGTAGCGATTGGCAAATCACTTGTCCTCATTCAATAATCGTTAGATAGCGGTAGTTTGTTGATAGCCGAGAAAAAGCTGGCGCCACGTCTTCTTCCGTAACCACGCACGCTCAAATGAGAGGTTCGCGGGAATCAGTTCTGCGTGGTGTTGCATAGAGATTTTGTTTGAATAAAATAAGTAAAGATATTGTGGGATGTGTATTGCTATTTGTgaacagagatctgtatataatccTTCACCCCAACAAAATTCTGCCAGGACTCACTGAAATTGTGATTTATTTTAACGTTACATCGCCATCTTTATGGGAAATGTGGTTCTCTGCTTGAAAAGTAAAACTACTACAACATCCATGCGTACGCAATCCGGAAGAGTGCAGCCGGAGACGTGTTCAAGGAAATAGTCGATTCGGTTTTTATATATAATTAGAGCAGAAAACCTCAGTGTTTACACAATGTCCTCGTTAGGAATACTCGTAGGTTATTTTCTGCCATATTTTTCCCCAATAACTACAaacattaataacatttttgCAGTACTTCTTGTTTTTGTTGGGTGCTGCAGCAATGTTGTGTTTCTGGAAATGCTTGTAAGGTCAGTGATCAACTCTGAACTCCTCAACAACAACTATTGACAACTAGGCTACTAGCTTGGTTGAATGAGGTTAGCTACATCTTTAGAATATTTATGCATGCTTTGTTTATATATGCCTAACTAAGATGCTGTAATGCTTAACATACAATAATCTATTATTTAGGCTAGCATATTTCCTAATAATTAATGCTATTCATGCACTTTTATATATTTTCCTACTCCCAGAGAGTTCCCAGGATGTGGCAACATTGTGACCTTCGCTCAATTTGCCTTCATTGCATTAGAGGGGTTCATCTTCGAGACGAACTTTGGAAGAAAGAAACCAGCCATCCCTATGAGGTAGGTAGCATAATGCAGTGCTTCCCAAACTGTTGGGGGTGTATAATCACTTCCTCTTGTCATgctagtcattgcataccttggagaattatttataacttgtcagaaatggcCAGGTCAACTAGTCCATGGCAGCTAACGTTTTTTTATTTAGGTTTTTTAGTTCATAcatattgttgtaattttttagtgactgaaatatcacatgaatacacaatAGACATggaaaaatgtatagaattgcacgtaaatttgctttaaaactgcacaatgttctttgcaccccatgacaaaatgtgtagaattgcaggaaataagcgtTAAACCTGCacaattctctccaccaacaagaggggtatgaacagtttgtgtcatgaaccgTGCTTGTGCCTATATAAATAGATGTGGCGCAGGGGGGCACAGGAGGTTCCCCAGCGCTGTAAAGATGGCcccgagtgaaaaagtttgggaaccccttgCCTAATGTATGAGAATGTAGCTACAGTGATGGAATTattgagctgtctgtctgtcctctcgcctgtccgtctgtctcccAGTCCTGTCAGGGATGAGAAGCACAGTTTTCATTCAACCTTTGTGTTTATTTCTTCTTCATAGCAACTATGTAATCATGGTGACCATGTTCTTCACAGTCAGTGTGATCAACAACTATGCTCTCAACTTCAATATCGCTATGCCTCTACACATGATCTTCAGATCTGTAAGTCTACTGTTATATATGCTCATATGGCTTTAACTCTCACCATCTGATGCTTGTAGTATCATTAATTACCAACATCTAATAATATCCCTTCTTGGTTGACTTAATGCCTTGTGTTGTACTTATATCTTCACAGGGATCGCTAATAGCTAATATGATCCTGGGTATAATCATTCTGAAGAAAAGGTATCCCCCTCATCATTTCTTTGTAAGACTTGGCAGTCTTACAAACCCTTACCATTGTTAACATGTTACAGTTAATCTAGAGATGTTACTAATTAGTTAGCCAAATTAATAGGATACTTTTGCCTCTCTGCAGCATGAGCTATAGCATCAAAGGAATGTATTGCTGCTTTTGTCACTATTTTGCATGATCATGATGACTGCTGCTGAAATGCCTAAAATGTCTGGCCTGGTCTGATTATCCAAAACATGAGGTTCTGAAACTATGTACTGCATA from Coregonus clupeaformis isolate EN_2021a chromosome 11, ASM2061545v1, whole genome shotgun sequence includes the following:
- the LOC121577072 gene encoding vesicle transport protein GOT1B — encoded protein: MISLTDSQKIGMGLTGFGVFFLLFGMILFFDKALLAIGNILFVAGLSFVIGLERTFKFFFQRHKFKATSFFLGGVLVVLIGWPIIGVVLEIYGFFLLFRGFFPVAVGFIRRLPVLGSILNLPGISGLVDKVGESNNMV